One region of Camelus bactrianus isolate YW-2024 breed Bactrian camel chromosome 20, ASM4877302v1, whole genome shotgun sequence genomic DNA includes:
- the LOC105061651 gene encoding olfactory receptor 2W1-like — protein MINNSSFDGFILLGFPGQPQLEMIISGVVFFFYTVAFLGNIAIILLPLVDQCLQTPMYFFLRNLAMLDLCYTTNIVPQMLVNIWGKDKKISFGGCAFQLFIDVTLCTVECMLLAVMSYDRFNAVCKPLHYMTIMNPQLCRGLVAMTWVIGVINCMILSPYAMSLPRCGNHHLDHYFCEISAMVKIACVDTTAMEETLFALCFFIFLTPLLLILVSYGFIAIAVLKIKSAAGRQKAFGTCSSHLIVVSIFYGTVIYMYIQPGNSPSQDEGKLLSIFYTIVTPSLNPLIYTLRNKEFKGAMKRLIGKEKGSGETTGQ, from the coding sequence atgatCAACAATAGCTCCTTCGATGGATTTATACTCCTTGGATTCCCTGGGCAGCCTCAATTGGAGATGATCATCTCTGGAGTTGTCTTTTTCTTCTACACTGTTGCCTTTCTGGGAAATATAGCCATCATCCTGCTGCCATTAGTAGATCAATGTCTCCAAACCCCTATGTACTTCTTCCTTAGAAATTTGGCCATGTTAGATCTCTGTTATACCACAAATATAGTTCCACAGATGTTGGTCAACATTTGGGGTAAAGacaaaaaaatctcttttggTGGCTGTGCCTTCCAACTTTTCATTGATGTGACATTATGCACAGTTGAATGCATGCTTCTGGCAGTGATGTCTTATGACCGATTCAATGCTGTCTGTAAGCCTCTGCACTACATGACCATAATGAACCCCCAGCTCTGTCGAGGCCTGGTAGCCATGACCTGGGTAATTGGTGTCATTAATTGCATGATACTTTCTCCCTATGCTATGAGTCTGCCTCGATGTGGGAACCACCACCTAGATCACTATTTTTGTGAAATATCTGCAATGGTCAAAATTGCATGTGTGGACACCACAGCCATGGAAGAAACCTTGTTTGCATTGTGTTTTTTCATCTTCCTCACACCGCTTCTTCTCATTCTGGTTTCGTATGGTTTCATTGCTATAGCTGTGCTCAAGATCAAATCTGCAGCAGGGAGACAAAAAGCATTTGGGACCTGTTCCTCCCATCTCATTGTGGTCTCCATATTCTATGGGACTGTTATCTACATGTACATACAACCAGGAAACAGTCCATCTCAGGATGAAGGTAAACTTCTCAGTATCTTTTATACCATTGTTACTCCCAGCTTGAACCCACTGATCTATACACTAAGGAATAAGGAATTCAAGGGAGCCATGAAGAGGctgattggaaaagaaaaaggttcTGGAGAAACAACAGGACAGTAA